One genomic segment of Nocardioides cavernaquae includes these proteins:
- a CDS encoding DUF3817 domain-containing protein — protein MSVTEETATGTSLSPLSVFRLAAVMEACTWAGLLVGMFLKRVTHTTDLGVQVFGPIHGVAFLAFCLVTLVVAIDQGWSKGRTLVGLASSIPPFATIWFDRSAEKRGLLDDHWHSSETSPTARQRAVCWLLGHHRQALVLFVIALAVLTIVALLVGPPAG, from the coding sequence ATGAGCGTCACCGAGGAGACCGCGACCGGCACGAGCCTGTCGCCGCTCAGCGTCTTCCGCCTGGCCGCTGTCATGGAGGCGTGCACGTGGGCCGGCCTGCTGGTCGGCATGTTCCTCAAGCGCGTGACCCACACGACCGACCTCGGCGTGCAGGTCTTCGGGCCGATCCACGGCGTTGCCTTCCTCGCGTTCTGCCTCGTGACGCTGGTCGTGGCCATCGACCAGGGCTGGAGCAAGGGCCGGACCCTGGTTGGTCTGGCGAGCTCGATCCCGCCGTTCGCGACGATCTGGTTCGACCGGAGCGCCGAGAAGCGTGGGCTCCTCGACGACCACTGGCACAGCTCCGAGACCAGCCCGACCGCTCGGCAGCGCGCTGTCTGCTGGCTGCTGGGTCACCACCGCCAGGCGCTGGTCCTCTTCGTCATCGCGCTTGCCGTGCTGACGATCGTCGCGCTGCTCGTGGGTCCGCCTGCCGGCTGA